The following coding sequences are from one Arcobacter nitrofigilis DSM 7299 window:
- the pgm gene encoding phosphoglucomutase (alpha-D-glucose-1,6-bisphosphate-dependent) yields the protein MANELAGKKAPKEILENIPKLLSSYYENKPNINEVSQKVSFGTSGHRGSSLKTSFNEDHILAISQALCEYRKDAKITGTLYIGIDTHALSTPAQTTALQVFIANKIKCKIAQNKNFTPTPVISFTILEANKNSKILNDGVVITPSHNPPSDGGFKYNPPNGGPADSDITTIIENRANEILANGLKDVKKVSIEELDGSLFVEEFDFITPYVKALDTIIDMACIKKANLKIGVDPMGGSGIEVYKKIKEIYGLNLEIVNDKVDPTFSFMTCDHDGKIRMDCSSKDAMASLIGLKDKYELAFANDPDFDRHGIVTPSVGLMNPNHYLSVAIWYLFSNRPWSDDLGIGKTLVSSSMIDRVAKMLNKKLYEVPVGFKWFVDGLYEGTLGFGGEESAGASFLRFDGSVWSTDKDGIILNLLAAEITSKLKKDPGTIYKELEEKNGTSYYKRIDAPATIEQKAKLKSLSVEDIVSKELAGELIENIFTKAEGNKASIGGLKVVTKNGWFAARPSGTEDIYKIYAESFISSEHLELILTQAQEIVTQSIKG from the coding sequence TTGGCAAATGAATTAGCAGGAAAAAAAGCACCTAAAGAGATATTAGAGAATATCCCAAAACTACTTTCATCTTATTATGAAAATAAGCCAAATATAAATGAAGTAAGTCAAAAAGTTAGTTTTGGTACATCTGGACATAGGGGAAGTTCCCTAAAAACAAGTTTCAATGAAGACCATATTTTAGCTATTTCTCAAGCCTTATGTGAATATAGAAAAGATGCAAAAATAACTGGAACTTTATATATAGGAATAGATACTCATGCCCTCTCAACTCCTGCTCAAACAACAGCATTACAAGTATTTATAGCAAATAAAATAAAATGTAAAATTGCCCAAAATAAAAACTTCACTCCCACTCCTGTAATTTCCTTTACTATTTTAGAAGCTAATAAAAATAGTAAAATTTTAAATGATGGAGTCGTAATAACTCCTTCTCACAATCCACCAAGTGATGGTGGCTTTAAATATAATCCACCAAATGGTGGACCAGCAGATAGTGATATTACAACTATCATAGAAAATAGAGCAAATGAGATTTTGGCAAATGGTTTAAAGGATGTAAAAAAAGTCTCAATTGAAGAGTTAGATGGTTCTTTGTTTGTAGAAGAGTTTGATTTTATAACTCCTTATGTAAAAGCTCTTGATACTATTATTGATATGGCTTGTATTAAAAAAGCAAATCTTAAAATTGGTGTTGACCCAATGGGCGGTTCTGGAATAGAAGTTTACAAAAAGATAAAAGAGATTTATGGTTTAAATCTTGAAATTGTAAATGATAAAGTTGATCCAACTTTTTCTTTTATGACTTGTGATCATGATGGTAAGATTAGAATGGATTGTTCATCAAAAGATGCAATGGCTTCATTAATAGGCTTAAAAGACAAGTATGAATTAGCTTTTGCAAATGATCCTGACTTTGATAGACATGGAATCGTGACTCCAAGTGTTGGGCTTATGAATCCAAATCATTATCTCTCTGTTGCTATTTGGTATTTATTTTCAAATAGACCTTGGAGTGATGACTTAGGCATTGGGAAGACATTAGTCTCAAGTTCTATGATAGATAGGGTTGCAAAGATGCTTAATAAGAAGCTTTATGAAGTACCTGTTGGCTTTAAATGGTTTGTTGATGGTCTTTATGAAGGAACTTTAGGTTTTGGAGGAGAAGAGAGTGCTGGAGCTTCATTTTTAAGATTTGATGGAAGTGTTTGGTCAACTGATAAAGATGGAATAATTTTAAATTTATTAGCAGCTGAGATTACTTCAAAACTAAAAAAAGACCCTGGAACTATTTATAAAGAGTTAGAAGAGAAAAATGGAACTTCATATTATAAAAGAATCGATGCCCCAGCAACGATAGAACAAAAAGCTAAACTAAAAAGTCTAAGTGTTGAAGATATAGTATCAAAAGAGCTTGCAGGGGAACTTATCGAAAATATTTTTACTAAAGCAGAGGGTAATAAAGCATCCATTGGAGGGTTGAAAGTGGTTACCAAAAATGGTTGGTTTGCAGCTCGTCCTTCAGGTACAGAAGATATATATAAAATCTATGCGGAAAGTTTTATAAGTAGTGAGCATTTGGAGCTTATTTTAACCCAAGCTCAAGAGATAGTAACACAAAGTATAAAAGGATAA
- a CDS encoding glucose-6-phosphate isomerase, whose translation MNYSANFSPRVSDSEIFESIKKEKQDIGYYNLPFQDTTLIKEYAQTVKQKDIAIIGIGGSTLGTFAIYSFLTRTHNFDKKLYFFESTDPIDINTRLERLDLDNTLFIVISKSGTTIETISVFKYLYSKVKIDKNNCLIITETDSKLNDFAQSNDIKTFEIPKNVGGRFSVFSTVGLVPLAIVGIDIDRLLDGAKEAYSEYFEQEALYKRIMTKARFMAEYKHKFNNNVVFSYASELEGFNKWYVQLWGESLGKIDKDNTHQGLTPIGLLGPVDQHSFLQLIIQGKRDKTVTFIKIKDFADNSKIPDVKLKGLEELDYINNLKFSELINHQADATIEAVHDLQDIPCDTITMDKVDGFSLAKLMYVYELLTSIVGKFLFINAYDQPGVESGKIILKEKLKKKK comes from the coding sequence ATGAATTATAGTGCAAATTTTAGTCCAAGGGTTTCTGATAGTGAGATTTTCGAAAGTATAAAAAAAGAGAAGCAAGATATAGGTTATTATAACTTGCCTTTTCAAGATACAACTCTAATAAAGGAGTATGCCCAAACTGTCAAGCAAAAAGATATAGCAATAATTGGAATAGGTGGAAGTACTTTAGGAACTTTTGCAATTTATAGTTTTTTAACTAGAACCCATAACTTTGATAAAAAGCTTTATTTTTTTGAATCAACTGATCCAATTGATATAAATACAAGATTGGAAAGATTAGATTTAGACAATACCCTATTTATCGTTATTAGTAAATCAGGTACAACTATTGAGACAATAAGTGTCTTTAAATACCTTTACTCAAAAGTTAAAATTGACAAAAATAATTGTTTAATAATAACAGAGACTGACAGTAAACTAAATGATTTTGCCCAAAGTAATGATATAAAAACATTTGAAATACCCAAAAATGTTGGTGGGAGATTTTCTGTATTTTCTACTGTAGGACTTGTACCTTTAGCAATTGTTGGAATTGATATTGATAGATTATTGGATGGTGCAAAAGAGGCTTATAGTGAATACTTTGAACAAGAGGCTTTATATAAAAGAATAATGACAAAAGCTAGATTTATGGCAGAGTATAAGCATAAGTTTAATAATAATGTAGTTTTTTCTTATGCTTCAGAACTTGAAGGATTTAATAAATGGTATGTTCAATTATGGGGAGAAAGCTTAGGGAAAATTGACAAAGACAATACTCACCAAGGTTTGACACCAATTGGTTTATTAGGTCCAGTTGATCAACATAGTTTTTTACAGTTAATCATCCAAGGGAAAAGGGATAAAACGGTTACTTTTATTAAAATAAAAGATTTCGCAGATAACTCAAAAATTCCTGATGTAAAATTAAAAGGTTTAGAAGAACTTGATTATATTAATAATTTAAAATTCTCTGAGCTTATAAATCATCAAGCAGATGCTACTATAGAAGCAGTACATGATTTACAAGATATTCCATGTGATACTATTACTATGGATAAAGTTGATGGATTTAGTTTAGCAAAATTAATGT